From Dasypus novemcinctus isolate mDasNov1 chromosome 19, mDasNov1.1.hap2, whole genome shotgun sequence, a single genomic window includes:
- the LOC101442667 gene encoding cationic amino acid transporter 4-like: MAWRLPSTTCLAHFYRKLNWLKTPEKSTPETSPSRGLSTLDLTLLGVGGMVGVGLYVLTGTVARQIVGPAVLVSYMVAAVAALLAALCYAEFGARVPGPGSAYLFTYVSMGELWAFVIGWNVLLECLIGGAAVAQACSGYLDSMFDYQIRYLTETHISTWQVPFLAPYPDFLASGIILLASAFLSCGARISSWLNHTFTVIKLCVILFIVTMGFSLASLENWSTEEGGFAPFGFSGIMAGTAICFIAFEGFSAITASNKKARNPRKAVPMAIAISLGLVATAYTLVSTVLTLMVPWHSLNPVSALADAFYQRGYSWAGFIVAVGSICGMITALHSILFFLPRLVYAMAADGLFFQVFARVHPRTQVPMVGTLVIGVLMALLALVLDLYALVQFISFGALLDYTFMAASTIRLRFQKTSPPRSLGLARPGPEANSSVPLQPVSDEHASGPEPGQLRPALRPYLGFLGECSQGTAVAWALSLLVTSAIALSGVLIFGDLALHLPRWGYILLALLSGVTFLLSLAVLAAHQQEHLQDTFQVPLVPLTPALSILLNICLMLNLRYLPWLYLFIWLLIGLAVYFSYGIWHSKENLQEPQEQASMHAPYGVAQCSLEEMVQAVQPPAQEPDCMEQHIRP; this comes from the exons ATGGCCTGGCGACTGCCCAGCACCACCTGCCTGGCACACTTCTACAGGAAGCTGAACTGGCTGAAGACCCCGGAGAAGTCCACCCCGGAGACGTCACCGAGTCGCGGCCTGTCCACCCTGGACCTAACCCTTCTGGGAGTGGGTGGCATGGTGGGCGTGGGCCTCTATGTGCTCACGGGCACTGTGGCAAGGCAGATAGTCGGTCCGGCTGTGCTCGTGTCCTACATGGTGGCTGCCGTGGCCGCACTGCTGGCAGCCCTGTGCTATGCAGAGTTTGGAGCCCGTGTACCCGGTCCAGGCTCTGCCTACCTCTTCACCTACGTGTCCATGGGTGAGCTGTGGGCCTTCGTCATTGGCTGGAATGTGCTGCTCGAGTGCCTCATCGGTGGCGCTGCCGTAGCCCAAGCCTGCAGTGGCTACTTGGACTCCATGTTCGATTACCAAATTCGCTACCTCACTGAGACCCACATAAGCACCTGGCAGGTGCCCTTCCTGGCCCCTTACCCAGACTTCCTGGCCTCTGGCATCATTCTTCTTGCCTCCGCCTTTCTTTCCTGTGGAGCCCGCATCTCCTCCTGGCTCAACCACACCTTCACAGTCATCAAACTCTGCGTCATCCTCTTTATTGTCACCATGGGCTTCTCCCTGGCCAGTCTGGAAAACTGGAGCACCGAGGAGGGTGGCTTTGCACCCTTCGGCTTCTCAGGCATCATGGCTGGCACTGCCATCTGCTTCATTGCCTTCGAGGGCTTCAGCGCCATCACCGCCTCTAACAAGAAAGCCCGGAACCCACGGAAGGCCGTGCCCATGGCCATCGCCATCTCTCTAGGCCTGGTGGCCACGGCCTACACCCTGGTCTCCACCGTGCTTACCCTCATGGTTCCCTGGCACAGCCTCAACCCAGTCTCGGCGCTCGCCGACGCCTTCTACCAGCGGGGTTACAGCTGGGCCGGCTTCATCGTGGCTGTGGGCTCCATCTGCG GCATGATCACGGCCCTGCACAGcatcctcttcttccttcctcgtTTGGTCTATGCCATGGCAGCTGACGGGCTCTTCTTCCAGGTGTTTGCCCGCGTGCACCCCAGGACCCAGGTCCCCATGGTGGGCACCCTGGTGATTGGGGTCCTCATGGCCCTCCTGGCGCTAGTGCTGGACTTATATGCACTGGTGCAGTTCATCTCCTTTGGGGCACTGCTCGACTACACCTTCATGGCCGCCAGCACCATAAGGCTGCGCTTCCAGAAGACCTCTCCACCCAGGTCCCTGGGCCTAGCCAGGCCCGGCCCTGAGGCCAACTCCTCAGTGCCCCTCCAGCCGGTGAGCGATGAGCATGCCTCAGGTCCCGAGCCCGGGCAGTTGCGGCCAGCCCTGAGGCCCTACCTGGGCTTCCTGGGTGAGTGCAGCCAAGGAACCGCTGTGGCTTGGGCGCTCAGCCTCCTGGTGACCTCTGCCATCGCCCTGAGTGGTGTGCTCATCTTTGGGGACTTGGCCCTGCACCTCCCGCGCTGGGGCTACATCCTGCTGGCCTTGCTCAGCGGGGTCACCTTTCTGCTCAGTCTCGCTGTCCTGGCGGCCCACCAGCAGGAGCATCTACAGGATACCTTCCAG GTACCCCTGGTGCCCCTGACACCAGCTTTGAGTATCCTTCTCAACATATGCCTCATGCTGAATCTAAGGTACCTGCCCTGGCTGTATTTATTCATCTGGCTGCTGATTG GACTTGCCGTGTACTTCAGCTATGGCATCTGGCACAGCAAGGAAAACCTGCAGGAGCCACAGGAGCAGGCTAGCATGCACGCACCATATGGTGTTGCCCAGTGCAGCCTGGAGGAGATGGTGCAGGCTGTGCAACCACCTGCCCAGGAGCCTGACTGCATGGAACAGCACATCAGGCCGTGA